A section of the Macadamia integrifolia cultivar HAES 741 chromosome 9, SCU_Mint_v3, whole genome shotgun sequence genome encodes:
- the LOC122088073 gene encoding pectinesterase-like: MVSKAVVAGVSLILVVGVVVGVVTVTRGVHSSNNEATTDDKSLVTGMKAVKIICEPTSYKDVCERTISGVANNASADPKDFIKVAVSATLDEIRAAMDHSAILEKDHKNGTHQKNALEDCKELLQFSIDELQESISVVEENDLKTVNYRVPDLANWLSAVVSYQVTCLDGINHPKLKSAMEKGLHNSTQLTSNALAIIVEFSKIFMSAFNIPLDGLKPTSRRLLHEEATQVDSEGYAKWLSAADRKLLAVRGGPKPNAVVAKDGSGQFKTIAAALAAYPKNHKGRYIIYVKAGIYDEYIIIDKHKVNVFMYGDGPRKTIVTGNKNRKHRGYETYRSATFSAIGYGFLCKSMGFRNTAGPTGEQAVALRVQSDYSAFINCRMDGYQDTLYVQTHRQFYRNCVISGTVDFIFGDSATMIQNSLIIVRKPLDGQKNTVTAQGREDLKEPRGIVIQNCRIVPEQKLVPYRFKIPTYLGRPWKKYAITVIMESQLADFIHPDGWLPWNTTNFALDTCYCAEYGNRGPGAKTDKRVRWKGIHIITDRNLVTKFTAGPLLNGSLWLKNIGAPYDLGFTH, translated from the exons ATGGTAAGCAAGGCGGTAGTTGCCGGTGTTTCACTCATTCTCGTGGTTGGGGTAGTAGTTGGTGTGGTGACCGTCACACGCGGTGTCCACAGCTCCAATAATGAAGCCACCACCGACGACAAGAGCTTGGTCACGGGGATGAAGGCTGTTAAGATCATCTGTGAACCCACGAGCTACAAGGATGTTTGCGAGCGGACCATTAGCGGGGTTGCCAATAATGCAAGTGCTGACCCCAAGGACTTCATCAAGGTTGCAGTTTCTGCCACCCTCGATGAGATTCGAGCTGCCATGGATCACTCAGCCATCCTCGAGAAGGATCACAAAAACGGCACCCACCAGAAGAATGCATTGGAAGACTGTAAGGAATTGCTGCAATTCTCCATCGATGAGCTCCAAGAATCCATTTCAGTAGTAGAAGAGAATGATTTGAAGACAGTGAATTACCGCGTACCGGATCTCGCCAACTGGTTGAGCGCCGTGGTCTCTTACCAGGTGACTTGCCTTGATGGAATTAATCATCCGAAGCTGAAGTCTGCCATGGAGAAAGGCCTCCACAATTCCACCCAGTTGACAAGCAATGCGCTTGCCATCATTGTTGAGTTCTCAAAAATCTTTATGAGTGCCTTTAACATCCCTCTTGACGGCTTAAAGCCCACGTCAAGACGACTCTTACACGAGGAGGCCACCCAAGTTGACAGCGAAGGCTACGCCAAGTGGTTATCGGCAGCAGACCGCAAGCTCCTGGCCGTCCGCGGGGGACCCAAACCCAACGCAGTGGTCGCCAAGGACGGGAGCGGGCAGTTCAAGACAATCGCCGCAGCTCTAGCCGCCTACCCCAAGAACCACAAAGGCAGGTACATTATCTACGTCAAGGCCGGCATCTACGACGAGTACATCATCATTGACAAGCACAAGGTTAATGTCTTCATGTACGGAGATGGTCCTAGGAAGACCATCGTCACAGGAAACAAGAACAGAAAGCATAGAGGGTACGAAACATACCGGTCAGCCACCTTCT CGGCCATAGGATATGGGTTTTTATGCAAATCAATGGGATTCAGAAACACAGCGGGCCCAACAGGGGAGCAGGCCGTGGCTCTCCGCGTGCAATCCGACTATTCGGCCTTCATCAACTGCAGGATGGACGGTTACCAAGACACATTGTACGTACAGACGCATCGCCAGTTCTACCGCAATTGTGTCATCTCTGGCACCGTGGACTTCATATTTGGTGACTCTGCGACGATGATCCAGAACTCATTGATCATCGTCAGGAAGCCATTGGACGGTCAAAAGAACACGGTGACTGCACAGGGGAGGGAGGACTTGAAAGAGCCGAGAGGTATTGTGATCCAGAACTGCCGCATTGTGCCCGAGCAGAAGCTAGTCCCCTATAGATTCAAGATCCCCACATACTTGGGCCGCCCATGGAAGAAATACGCAATCACGGTGATTATGGAGTCCCAACTAGCCGACTTCATCCACCCCGACGGATGGTTGCCATGGAACACAACTAACTTTGCACTAGACACCTGTTACTGCGCTGAGTACGGCAACCGTGGTCCTGGTGCCAAGACTGACAAGAGGGTCCGATGGAAGGGCATCCATATCATCACCGATAGAAATCTGGTAACTAAGTTCACTGCCGGTCCTCTCCTCAATGGAAGCCTATGGTTGAAGAACATCGGTGCACCTTACGATCTTGGCTTCACACATTGA